In Dryocola sp. LX212, the genomic stretch CGCTGACCGCAGCATGCCTGCTGCCGGATACCGGGGCCCGCAACGTCGACAGCCTGCTCAACCAGCAAATTCTGCCGGTGCTGAGCCAGCAGCTGCTGACCCACATGGCCGCGAAACAGAAACCCCAGTCGCTGACGCTGGGCTGGGATGAGGAAGACGGCATTATGCTGGAGTTTGCTCATGACTGAGAAAAAGCAGGACAAGGATGACTTAGAGCAAGGTGGTGTCAGATTACTGACGACAGGTGAGATACAGCTGGCACAGTCGGTATTTGCGTCGACGATTGATTATGCAAGCGTGTGGATCCACAAGGACAGCTATCTGCCTTTTAATCTGCAGAATGAAAATACGGCAATGACGCCGAATGGTGAGCTGTATTTTCGTAATCAGTACCGGGGGGATTTTTCACAGTCAACATACGATCTTCAGCATATGTTTATCCATGAAATGAGCCACGTCTGGCAGTTGACCAGAGGGATGAATGTTATAGGGCGGGGTCTGGTGAGTTGGATGGTCAGTTATCACTACACACTTGATGGACGTCTGCTAAGTGAATACCCGATGGAGCAGCAGGCACAAATCATTGCGGATAATTTTACGTTGCAGAGTCATGGTTATAAAGCGTGGATTACATTACGGAGATCAAGTGACGTTACTCTGGATGGCGATATCTCAGAAAGTGCCATTCGACAACATTATAAAGAGGCGTTAAGAGGGTTTCCATGGTGATTAAAAAATACAGAACGTTATTTTTGAGCACGCTCACCTTGTCATGTATCTTCCTGCTAACAGGATGTCCAGGTCAGGGGGATAGATTTCGGCTAAATGAAACGACTCAGGTCAAGTTGATTGACGGCAATGTTTGTTTTCACATTACAGATGCACAGGATTATCATCCTGCGATTATATCGATAAATCTAAGAGGAACACCTTCGAAACAACAAGCGTTTGTTGATAGCCCACCACTTTCAATTAAATCTGAGCAGTTATGTATTCCTCCATCGTTCTATCATTTTG encodes the following:
- a CDS encoding type IV secretion protein Rhs, which encodes MTEKKQDKDDLEQGGVRLLTTGEIQLAQSVFASTIDYASVWIHKDSYLPFNLQNENTAMTPNGELYFRNQYRGDFSQSTYDLQHMFIHEMSHVWQLTRGMNVIGRGLVSWMVSYHYTLDGRLLSEYPMEQQAQIIADNFTLQSHGYKAWITLRRSSDVTLDGDISESAIRQHYKEALRGFPW
- a CDS encoding putative T6SS immunity periplasmic lipoprotein, producing MVIKKYRTLFLSTLTLSCIFLLTGCPGQGDRFRLNETTQVKLIDGNVCFHITDAQDYHPAIISINLRGTPSKQQAFVDSPPLSIKSEQLCIPPSFYHFADNRKYIVDFVLTSDRNIDEPRKFVVGVEVNHSQFYNFPLTDREIARPYGSIEVSEE